A portion of the Coturnix japonica isolate 7356 chromosome 4, Coturnix japonica 2.1, whole genome shotgun sequence genome contains these proteins:
- the PASD1 gene encoding circadian clock protein PASD1 isoform X2 yields the protein MTEPVAADFLNVEKQIEFCCHLARGSLDPNEPLTYEYVKFVVDFKYFTHVPTPSCNGFESAIARAFRSATEEQICLVATVRLVTPQFLKELCNVEEPCEEFTSRHSLEWKFLFLDHRAPPIIGYLPFEVLGTSGYDYYHADDLELLARCHEHLMQFGKGKSCYYRFLTKGQQWIWLQTHYYITYHQWNSKPEFIVCTHLVVSYAEVRAEKRRDLGLEESSIELASSSIKSHGSYLEVGHCGSSQDASREGMSLSSHSSRRSSHTALSDSASTSSMRHTDTSTPTRPAVPEKAALRLAATGSAQAVATPPATGEHLPQQPAVPSQQAVMPVYHFPAPLGMMHQLKEQLEERTRILQADIKTQQEELHVIKEQLQLVQDSNLQMLMQQPIPLVFNNTQRQSPRRAPPPSRQPSTKKAPQPGPMAKHYRAPPVSTPRPFLREPCSTPSQVPQQQHLMRGNPAQPTCLPGQTSISVPLYHNPTVFSQAHPVTVAAQLPSDVSERQMQSDYSQDRSLRMLLDQSIQAMVPAANGSTQPTPSSASRQPGKFVAEQQPLPPITQMQPISSSTVRPPTPSPVFSPSVMLPHGSFVSHPGSTPLHLHPWPQQQVQQHRLYLQMQGAEAVPGGPSPRVFQPHHLAQQSPLSYFLHPQPQGRHAQGQPCNLPDLPEMQLP from the exons TGCCTACACCCTCCTGCAATGGCTTTGAGTCAGCTATTGCACGAGCTTTCAGGTCAGCCACGGAGGAGCAGATTTGCCTCGTAGCGACAGTTCGTCTTGTCACACCACAGTTCTTAAAG GAGCTCTGCAATGTTGAAGAGCCATGCGAAGAATTTACATCGAGGCATAGTTTGGAGTGGAAGTTCTTATTCTTGGACCACAG GGCTCCGCCTATTATAGGATACTTACCCTTTGAGGTGCTGGGAACATCAGGGTATGACTACTACCACGCCGATGACCTGGAGCTTCTCGCTAGGTGCCATGAACACT TGATGCAATTTGGAAAAGGCAAGTCGTGTTACTACCGGTTCCTGACCAAGGGCCAGCAGTGGATCTGGCTCCAGACGCACTACTACATCACTTACCACCAATGGAATTCCAAACCTGAGTTCATTGTGTGCACTCACCTGGTAGTTAG TTATGCAGAAGTCCGAGCTGAAAAAAGGCGAGATCTTGGCCTTGAAGAGTCATCAATTGAACTGGCGTCGTCTTCAATAAAG agccACGGCAGCTACCTAGAGGTGGGCCACTGTGGCAGCAGCCAAGATGCCAGCCGGGAGGGAATGTCGCTGTCATCCCACAGCTCCCGCCGCTCCTCTCACACTGCACTCTCTGACTCTGCCT CCACCTCATCCATGCGACATACCGATACCAGCACTCCCACCCGGCCGGCGGTGCCAGAGAAGGCAGCCTTGAGGCTGGCGGCAACTGGAAGCGCTCag gCCGTAGCAACGCCTCCAGCCACGGGTGAACACCTCCCTCAGCAGCCGGCGGTCCCCTCCCAGCAGGCTGTGATG cccGTGTACCACTTCCCAGCCCCTCTGGGCATGATGCAccagctgaaggagcagctggaggagaggaCGCGCATTCTGCAAGCAGACATCAAAAcgcagcaggaggagctgcacgTCATcaaggagcagctccagctggtgCAGGACTCCAACCTGCAG ATGCTGATGCAGCAGCCAATCCCACTGGTCTTCAACAACACGCAGCGCCAGAGCCCACGGAGAGCCCCGCCGCCATCCCGGCAGCCCAGCACCAAGAAGGCCCCACAGCCGGGCCCCATGGCCAAGCACTACAGGGCCCCCCCTGTGTCCACCCCGCGGCCGTTCCTCAGGGAACCCTGCAGCACTCCATCCCAG gtaccgcagcagcagcacctaATGCGAGGAAACCCGGCGCAGCCAACATGTCTGCCAGGGCAGACGAGCATTTCAGTGCCCCTCTACCACAACCCCACGGTGTTTTCGCAAGCGCATCCCGTTACAGTGGCTGCACAGCTGCCAAGTGATGTTAGCGAAAGGCAGATGCAGTCTGACTACAGCCAGGACAGGAGCCTCAG GATGCTGCTGGACCAGTCCATCCAGGCCATGGTACCTGCCGCCAatggcagcacccagcccacGCCGAGCAGCGCCAGCAGGCAGCCGGGGAA ATTcgtggcagagcagcagcccttgCCTCCCATTACACAGATGCagcccatcagcagcagcacggtGCGGCCCCCCACCCCCTCGCCCGTGTTCTCCCCATCCGTGATGCTCCCCCATGGCAGCTTCGTGTCCCACCCCGGCAGCACCCCGCTGCACCTCCACCCCTGGCCGCAGCAGCAGGTTCAGCAGCACCGTCTGTACCTTCAG ATGCAAGGTGCTGAGGCGGTGCCTGGAGGTCCCAGCCCACGTGTGTTCCAGCCCCACCACCTCGCGCAGCAGAGCCCCCTGAGCTATTTCCTGCACCCGCAGCCGCAGGGCCGCCATGCCCAGGGCCAGCCCTGCAACCTGCCTGACCTGCCCGAGATGCAGCTGCCCTGA